Proteins encoded by one window of Salvia splendens isolate huo1 chromosome 14, SspV2, whole genome shotgun sequence:
- the LOC121764798 gene encoding Fanconi anemia group J protein homolog, which produces MLMKETEDPCLLHNNVSAVIDHPSLANVTDIEEICSIGYTVQGCPYYASRLLAKTADLIICPYNYMINPSLREIYAINLDGNVLIVDEAHSIEDTIRENASFDIDEQTFEELLTDLNQVREMVSGIYQDLLDMTKVIFCKPLLISQIQFFFLLYQNYM; this is translated from the exons ATGCTAATGAAGGAGACAGAAGATCCCTGCCTGCTGCATAA CAATGTTTCTGCTGTCATAGATCACCCGAGCCTAGCAAATGTGACTGACATAGAAGAAATTTGCAGTATTGGTTACACTGTTCAAG gtTGTCCGTACTATGCGTCACGTCTTCTTGCAAAAACAGCGGATCTTATAATTTGCCCTTACAATTACATGATCAATCCAAGTCTCCGGGAGATATATGCGATAAATTTGGATGGGAACGTACTAATAGTTGACGAAGCACA TAGTATAGAGGACACAATTCGAGAAAATGCAAGTTTTGATATTGATGAACAAACTTTTGAAG AATTGTTAACAGATCTGAACCAGGTGAGGGAAATGGTGTCTGGCATATACCAAGACTTGCTTGATATGACAAAGGTGATATTTTGTAAGCCTTTATTAATTTCCCAAATTCAGTTCTTCTTCTTATTGTATCAGAATTATATGTAG
- the LOC121764797 gene encoding uncharacterized protein LOC121764797, which produces MTMGNQDRISNSHIYNLSTHHCTSYYYFHTFSSLAVSPSLHHSSQFPKIDDSYIFDIMPVLRLHRGGRIKEFRLCMSRRFKFGIDKWFEFALSKKAEIIHLRGNPYIDYKALFLRLRNGFECLKDLCLHDPVMTDQDFKLLLSNCIALESLELQYALKLENVSIVAHTKLKHLNLSYLKAQSIVIRHAISRCVS; this is translated from the exons ATGACG ATGGGGAATCAAGATAGAATCAGCAACTCTCATATCTATAATCTCTCGACTCACCATTGTACAAGCTACTACTACTTCCATACTTTCAGCTCGTTGGCGGTATCTCCATCGCTACATCACTCATCTCAATTTCCCAAAATAGACGACTCCTACATATTTGATATCATGCCGGTCTTGCGTTTACACAGAGGCGGTCGGATAAAAGAGTTCAGGTTGTGCATGTCTAGACGTTTCAAGTTTGGTATTGATAAATGGTTTGAGTTTGCCCTATCTAAGAAAGCTGAAATAATTCATTTACGTGGTAACCCGTATATTGATTACAAGGCTCTGTTTCTTAGACTTCGAAATGGATTTGAATGCCTTAAAGATTTGTGTCTACATGACCCTGTAATGACCGATCAAGACTTTAAGCTTTTGTTATCCAATTGCATTGCTCTTGAATCCTTGGAACTTCAGTATGCTTTGAAGTTGGAAAATGTCTCAATTGTTGCTCACACTAAACTGAAGCATTTGAACCTGTCTTACTTGAAAGCTCAATCCATTGTGATTCGCCATGCTATCAGCCGCTGCGTATCTTGA